A single window of Polaribacter sp. SA4-10 DNA harbors:
- a CDS encoding type I restriction endonuclease subunit R, with protein MSTQAEQVLENKLVAQLATLGYEKVKLKDEKALIENLKKQLEKHNKVQFSEKEFDRVLNILSKGSVFEKAKTLREKQHIVRDNGDNLYFEFLNTEHWCQNQYQVTNQVTIEGSYKNRYDVTLLVNGLPLVQIELKRRGLEMKEAFNQINRYQRHSFGAKSALFQYVQIFVISNGVNTKYYANNRHQSFKQTFYWTNNENKRLTNILNGFTSEFLDPCHISKMICKYIVLNETHKILMVLRPYQYFAVENIIDKVKNSTHNGYIWHTTGSGKTLTSFKASQIIMKMPQVKKVVFVVDRKDLDYQTTKEFNSFSKGSIDGTDNTKALVKQFSDDTKIIVTTIQKLNTAISKKNYLAKMDKMKDERIVFIFDECHRSQFGDTHNRIKAFFNNFQMFGFTGTPIFADNAVKNELGKRTTKELFGECLHKYVITDAIKDENVLKFAVEYVGKYKQKESATEIDIEVEDIDRKELMESPKRLDKIADYIIANHNRKTHNKEFTGMFCVGSTDMLVNYYDILHRKKLEGKHNLKIATIFSYVANEEDADANGYIPEEVSVIEESPALYGLNLHKRDKLESYIGHYNEMFGSNFSTKDSQSFYNYYNDISKKVKERKIDILLVVNMFLTGFDSPSLNTLYVDKNLKYHGLIQAYSRTNRIINEQKSQGNIVVFRNLKKVTDQAITLFSNKEAIDVIIMKPYEDYTQKFNEGYIELLKVTPTVNSVNDLVSEEDELEFIKAFRELMRLKNTMTTFANFDWEDLAMQEQLFNDFRSKYLDLWQKTKDDNAKEKVSILDDVDFELELIHRDEINVTYILKLLASLKDVKKEEQEAKKKEVVDLLTGEANLRSKRVLIEKFIEDNLPEIEDSETIPQEFEKFWSEEQQKAFEVFVKEENLSSEKTQKLIEDYLYAEREPLRGELLDLIEGTKPNVLIRKLIGDRILNKVVNFVETFINGMAR; from the coding sequence ATGAGTACACAGGCAGAACAGGTATTGGAGAATAAATTAGTTGCGCAATTAGCGACTCTTGGTTATGAAAAAGTAAAACTAAAAGACGAAAAAGCATTAATTGAAAATCTAAAAAAACAATTAGAAAAACATAATAAGGTTCAGTTTTCTGAAAAAGAATTTGATCGTGTATTAAATATACTAAGCAAAGGTTCTGTATTTGAAAAAGCTAAAACACTAAGAGAAAAACAGCATATTGTTAGAGATAATGGCGATAACTTATATTTCGAGTTTTTAAATACCGAGCATTGGTGTCAAAATCAATATCAAGTAACTAATCAAGTAACTATTGAAGGGAGTTATAAGAATCGTTATGATGTAACTTTATTAGTGAATGGCTTACCGTTAGTTCAAATAGAATTAAAGCGTAGAGGCTTAGAAATGAAAGAAGCCTTTAATCAAATAAATCGCTATCAAAGACATTCGTTTGGTGCTAAATCAGCCTTATTTCAATACGTTCAAATATTTGTAATTAGTAACGGTGTAAATACCAAATACTATGCAAATAACAGGCATCAATCATTCAAGCAAACATTCTATTGGACAAATAATGAAAACAAGCGATTAACCAATATTCTAAATGGTTTTACGAGTGAGTTTTTAGACCCTTGTCATATCTCTAAAATGATATGTAAATACATTGTTTTAAACGAAACGCATAAAATATTGATGGTATTGAGACCGTATCAGTACTTTGCAGTAGAAAATATAATAGATAAAGTCAAAAATAGTACACATAACGGTTATATATGGCATACCACAGGTTCAGGTAAAACACTTACATCTTTTAAAGCAAGTCAGATTATTATGAAAATGCCACAAGTTAAAAAAGTGGTATTTGTGGTAGACAGAAAAGATTTAGATTACCAAACTACTAAAGAGTTTAATAGTTTCTCTAAAGGCAGTATAGATGGCACAGATAATACCAAAGCATTAGTAAAACAGTTTAGTGACGATACAAAAATTATTGTAACAACCATTCAAAAACTAAATACAGCAATTAGTAAAAAGAACTATTTAGCGAAAATGGATAAAATGAAAGATGAACGTATCGTCTTTATTTTCGATGAATGTCATAGAAGTCAATTTGGAGATACACATAACCGTATAAAAGCGTTCTTCAATAACTTTCAAATGTTTGGCTTTACAGGCACACCAATATTTGCAGACAATGCGGTTAAAAACGAACTAGGGAAACGTACTACTAAAGAATTATTTGGTGAATGCCTGCATAAATACGTGATTACAGATGCTATTAAAGATGAAAATGTATTAAAATTTGCAGTAGAATATGTTGGTAAATACAAACAAAAAGAATCTGCAACAGAAATAGATATTGAAGTAGAAGATATTGACCGTAAAGAGTTAATGGAGTCACCAAAACGTTTGGATAAAATAGCAGATTATATCATAGCAAATCATAATCGTAAAACACACAACAAAGAATTTACAGGAATGTTTTGTGTTGGTAGTACAGATATGTTGGTTAATTATTATGATATTTTGCATCGTAAAAAATTAGAAGGCAAACACAATCTAAAAATTGCAACCATATTTAGTTATGTGGCTAACGAAGAGGATGCAGATGCAAATGGATATATTCCAGAAGAGGTTTCGGTAATTGAAGAATCACCTGCTTTATATGGCTTGAATTTGCATAAAAGAGACAAGTTAGAAAGTTATATAGGGCATTATAATGAGATGTTTGGTTCTAATTTCTCAACAAAAGACAGTCAATCATTTTACAATTATTACAACGATATATCAAAGAAAGTAAAAGAACGTAAGATTGATATTTTGTTAGTAGTAAATATGTTTTTAACAGGTTTTGATAGTCCATCTTTAAATACTTTATATGTAGATAAAAATTTAAAATACCACGGATTAATACAAGCATATTCAAGAACAAATAGAATTATAAACGAACAGAAGTCACAAGGTAATATTGTAGTATTTCGTAATCTTAAAAAAGTAACAGATCAAGCAATAACACTCTTTAGTAACAAAGAAGCGATAGATGTTATTATAATGAAACCTTATGAAGATTATACACAAAAATTCAATGAAGGGTATATAGAATTACTTAAAGTTACACCAACTGTAAATAGCGTTAATGATTTAGTAAGTGAAGAAGATGAATTAGAGTTTATTAAGGCATTTAGAGAGTTAATGCGTTTAAAAAACACAATGACAACCTTTGCTAATTTCGATTGGGAAGATTTGGCAATGCAAGAACAGTTGTTTAATGATTTTAGAAGTAAGTATCTTGATTTATGGCAAAAAACTAAAGACGATAATGCTAAGGAAAAAGTATCAATATTAGATGATGTAGATTTTGAATTAGAATTAATTCATAGAGACGAAATCAATGTTACTTATATTTTAAAACTATTAGCTTCCTTAAAAGATGTTAAGAAAGAAGAGCAAGAAGCTAAGAAAAAAGAAGTAGTAGATTTATTAACTGGAGAAGCTAATTTAAGAAGTAAACGAGTCTTAATAGAAAAATTTATAGAAGATAATTTACCTGAAATAGAAGATTCTGAAACCATCCCACAAGAGTTTGAGAAATTTTGGTCAGAAGAACAACAAAAAGCATTTGAAGTATTTGTAAAAGAAGAAAATCTATCATCAGAAAAGACACAAAAACTTATAGAAGATTACCTCTATGCAGAAAGAGAACCATTGCGTGGTGAATTGTTAGATTTAATAGAGGGTACAAAGCCAAATGTTTTAATACGTAAATTAATAGGAGATAGAATCTTAAATAAAGTAGTAAACTTTGTAGAGACTTTTATTAATGGAATGGCTAGATAA
- a CDS encoding type I restriction-modification system subunit M, with amino-acid sequence MSDDHKKQLEQQLWNIANTLRGKMNADEFRDYILGFIFYKYLSEKMEIYANKILKEGGDTFLFSEIDENTETGKEYIEAIKEESLEKLGYFLKPSELFSAVSKRGNHNEDEKESNAVAEDTSLTYNTKDNFILEDLQKILNNIQNSTMGTDSEEDFEDLFEDMDLNSTKLGKSPEARNEIIAKVLAHLDKIDFKLENTELDVLGDAYEYLIGKFASGAGKKAGEFYTPQEVSMVLAKLVTTGKKKLKSVYDPTCGSGSLLLRVAKEVDEVNNFYGQELNRTTYNLARMNMILHGVHYRKFDIKQEDTLEHPQHLEHRFEAIVANPPFSAKWSANQLFMSDDRFSQYGKLAPGSKADFAFVQHMVHHIADNGVMALVLPHGALFRSGAEQHIRRYLIEDRNYLDAVIGLPANLFYGTPIPTSILVFKKCRENPEDVLFIDSSIHFERGTQNILLEEHIEKIVSTYKERVVVDKYSYLAPLKEIHENEYNLNIPRYVNTFVEEEPVDVAKVSKDLKILENSMQDTDKELIALCKELNIDTPF; translated from the coding sequence ATGTCAGACGACCATAAAAAACAATTAGAACAACAACTCTGGAATATTGCGAACACCCTTAGAGGTAAAATGAATGCAGATGAGTTTCGAGATTATATATTAGGCTTTATTTTCTACAAATATCTGTCTGAAAAAATGGAAATATACGCTAACAAAATATTGAAAGAAGGTGGTGATACATTTTTATTTTCTGAAATAGACGAAAACACAGAAACAGGAAAAGAATATATAGAGGCTATAAAAGAAGAATCATTAGAGAAATTAGGTTACTTCTTAAAACCATCAGAGTTATTTTCAGCAGTTTCTAAACGTGGTAATCATAATGAAGATGAAAAAGAAAGTAATGCTGTAGCAGAAGATACTTCATTAACCTACAATACAAAAGATAATTTCATATTAGAAGATTTACAGAAAATCTTAAACAATATCCAAAACAGTACAATGGGTACGGATAGTGAAGAAGATTTTGAAGACCTTTTTGAAGATATGGATTTAAACTCTACCAAATTAGGTAAAAGTCCAGAAGCTCGAAACGAGATTATTGCTAAAGTACTCGCACACTTAGATAAAATAGATTTCAAATTAGAAAACACAGAGTTAGATGTATTGGGTGATGCTTACGAATACCTAATAGGAAAATTTGCAAGTGGCGCAGGTAAAAAAGCAGGCGAATTTTACACACCGCAAGAAGTTAGTATGGTATTGGCTAAGTTGGTAACAACAGGTAAAAAGAAACTAAAATCTGTATATGACCCAACTTGTGGCAGTGGTTCTTTACTATTGCGTGTGGCTAAAGAAGTAGATGAAGTAAATAACTTTTACGGTCAAGAATTAAACCGTACTACCTACAACTTAGCACGTATGAATATGATATTGCACGGTGTGCATTATCGTAAATTTGACATTAAACAAGAAGATACCTTAGAACACCCACAACACTTAGAACATCGTTTTGAAGCTATTGTAGCTAATCCACCATTTTCTGCAAAGTGGAGTGCTAACCAACTCTTTATGAGCGATGATAGATTTAGCCAATATGGTAAGTTAGCACCAGGTAGTAAAGCAGATTTTGCATTTGTGCAACATATGGTGCATCATATTGCTGATAATGGTGTAATGGCACTTGTTTTACCTCACGGTGCATTGTTTAGAAGTGGTGCAGAACAACATATTCGAAGATATTTAATTGAAGACCGTAATTATTTGGATGCTGTTATAGGTTTACCTGCAAACTTATTCTATGGAACACCAATTCCAACAAGTATTTTAGTGTTTAAAAAGTGTAGAGAAAACCCTGAAGATGTTTTGTTTATTGATAGTAGTATTCATTTTGAAAGAGGCACACAAAATATTTTATTAGAAGAACATATTGAAAAGATTGTTAGTACTTATAAAGAAAGAGTTGTAGTTGATAAATACAGTTATTTAGCACCTCTTAAAGAAATTCACGAAAATGAATACAATCTAAATATACCAAGGTATGTAAATACATTTGTTGAAGAAGAACCTGTTGATGTTGCTAAAGTTTCTAAAGATTTAAAAATATTAGAAAACAGTATGCAAGATACAGATAAAGAGTTGATAGCGCTATGTAAAGAATTGAATATCGACACACCTTTTTAA
- a CDS encoding helix-turn-helix transcriptional regulator, with translation MIKSAEQDFDFLDDILEEISPVEMKKTEQRMLNATKIREAMDAKGWNNTRLLSALNMKSPSIITKWLSGTHNFTQDTLVEIGEVLNIDFFAKEKQDITISFSFPVMENITSGFDSYNSLDYIHNAYQIGLLDSQQSNCRQYQA, from the coding sequence ATGATTAAATCAGCAGAACAAGACTTTGATTTTTTAGATGATATTTTAGAAGAAATATCACCTGTAGAAATGAAGAAAACGGAACAACGTATGCTTAATGCAACAAAAATTCGTGAAGCTATGGATGCTAAAGGTTGGAATAATACCAGACTTTTAAGTGCATTAAATATGAAAAGCCCAAGTATAATTACAAAATGGCTTAGTGGTACTCATAATTTTACTCAAGACACTTTGGTTGAAATAGGTGAGGTGTTAAATATAGATTTCTTTGCAAAGGAAAAACAAGATATTACAATTAGTTTTAGTTTTCCTGTAATGGAAAATATAACAAGTGGTTTTGATAGTTATAATAGTTTAGATTATATACATAATGCTTATCAAATAGGTTTATTAGATTCTCAGCAAAGTAATTGTAGACAATATCAAGCTTAA
- a CDS encoding restriction endonuclease subunit S yields the protein MDKQKNKTPLVRFPEFKVGWEHKQLNELLTVSKAKNGDLKYDKEDVLSVSGESGIVNQIEHLGRSYAGVSVHNYGVVELNQIVYTKSPLKANPYGIIKLNKRKAGIVSTLYAVYKVNDKTDGQFIEYYFSLDANLNRYLRPLVKKGAKNDMKISNEYVLNDRIYAPKLEEQKRIAHFFNIVDIKLSQLQEKLNGLEDYKKGMMQQIFKQQLRFKDENAQDFPEWTKLKFPIKIVAGSAYELKNYVKKGVILIQGVNISPNKLKIDTPYFISVNNNKNHIKLTKGDILLGLNRPIVSGKLKVCIYDLKVEGYLYQRAGKLDFNKDKINPVFLYQFLRSNHFLKEVEIELVGSDQPYIRSNLFKVAKIVFPTIKEQRKLANFLSKIDDKINAVNEQIETTKIYKKGLLLQMFV from the coding sequence ATGGATAAACAAAAAAACAAAACACCATTGGTGCGTTTTCCAGAGTTTAAGGTAGGTTGGGAGCATAAACAACTTAATGAACTATTAACGGTTTCTAAAGCTAAAAATGGAGATTTAAAATATGATAAAGAAGATGTTTTATCGGTATCGGGAGAATCAGGTATTGTTAACCAAATTGAACATTTAGGTCGTTCTTATGCAGGTGTTTCTGTTCATAATTATGGTGTAGTAGAGCTTAATCAAATTGTTTATACTAAAAGCCCATTAAAAGCAAACCCTTATGGTATTATAAAATTAAATAAGCGTAAAGCAGGTATTGTTTCTACATTGTATGCTGTTTATAAGGTTAACGATAAAACAGATGGACAGTTTATAGAATACTATTTTTCCTTAGATGCAAACTTGAATAGATATTTAAGACCATTGGTTAAAAAGGGTGCTAAAAATGATATGAAAATTAGTAACGAATACGTTTTAAATGACCGTATTTATGCACCGAAGTTGGAAGAACAAAAAAGAATTGCACATTTCTTCAATATAGTAGATATAAAATTAAGTCAGCTTCAAGAAAAACTAAATGGTTTAGAAGATTACAAAAAAGGTATGATGCAACAAATCTTTAAACAACAGTTAAGGTTTAAAGATGAAAATGCACAGGACTTTCCTGAATGGACAAAATTAAAGTTTCCTATCAAGATTGTGGCTGGAAGTGCATATGAATTAAAAAATTATGTAAAGAAGGGGGTTATTTTAATCCAAGGCGTGAATATCTCCCCAAACAAATTAAAAATTGATACCCCATATTTTATATCAGTAAATAATAATAAAAATCACATCAAGCTAACAAAAGGAGATATTCTTCTTGGTCTTAACCGACCAATTGTGTCTGGCAAACTAAAAGTTTGTATTTATGATTTAAAAGTAGAAGGTTATTTATATCAAAGGGCTGGTAAATTAGATTTTAATAAAGATAAAATTAATCCAGTTTTTTTATATCAGTTTTTAAGGTCAAATCATTTTTTGAAGGAAGTTGAAATTGAATTGGTTGGTTCTGATCAGCCATATATAAGGTCAAACTTGTTTAAAGTTGCTAAAATAGTTTTTCCAACAATAAAGGAACAAAGAAAACTAGCCAATTTTTTATCGAAAATAGATGATAAAATAAATGCTGTTAATGAACAAATAGAAACCACGAAAATTTATAAAAAAGGATTGTTACTACAAATGTTTGTTTAA
- a CDS encoding DUF3800 domain-containing protein yields MSKTFNIYCDESTHIENDGQPYMILSYISTPYHLLKMHNKNIREMKLAHFYRGEMKWSSISKSQYPFYNEIIDYFFSNDLNFRAIVIDKSQLSHTDHNQDHNIFYDKMYYQLLNKKIFPENYYNIYLDIKDTHSYKKAHSLKKYLERDYCNIRNLQIIKSYESELMQLTDVLMGAINYKLRGLNKVTAKTNIIDKIEKICGKPLTERTTKAEKKFNLFFIDLKNGN; encoded by the coding sequence ATGAGTAAAACATTTAATATTTATTGTGATGAAAGCACACATATAGAAAATGATGGGCAACCTTATATGATTCTTTCATATATAAGTACACCTTATCATTTATTAAAAATGCACAATAAAAATATAAGAGAAATGAAGTTGGCACATTTCTACAGAGGTGAAATGAAATGGAGTTCTATTTCTAAATCTCAATACCCTTTTTACAACGAAATAATAGATTATTTTTTTAGTAATGATTTAAACTTTAGAGCAATTGTTATAGATAAATCGCAATTAAGTCACACAGATCATAATCAAGACCACAATATTTTTTATGACAAAATGTATTATCAACTTTTAAACAAAAAAATATTTCCAGAAAACTACTACAATATCTATTTAGATATAAAAGATACACACTCTTATAAAAAAGCGCATAGCCTAAAAAAGTATCTTGAAAGAGATTATTGTAATATTAGAAATCTACAAATTATTAAATCTTATGAAAGTGAATTAATGCAATTAACAGATGTATTAATGGGTGCAATAAATTATAAGTTAAGAGGATTAAATAAAGTAACAGCTAAAACCAATATTATAGATAAAATCGAAAAAATTTGTGGTAAACCTTTAACAGAAAGAACCACAAAAGCAGAAAAGAAGTTTAACTTATTTTTTATCGATTTAAAGAATGGCAATTAA
- a CDS encoding DUF6266 family protein, translated as MGKIAQGILGGLSGKVGNVIGGSWKGIDYIRIKPSSVANPRTEGQVNQRNKFTITLEYLQATKSFIKIGYKSFATKKTEFNAAMSYVLNNAVGGVAPNFTVDYANALLSRGPLSGVLNGTTDLATAGQVSFDWGDNSAEGNANATDKAMVLVYNPSKKESISILDGADRIIGSQVVTIPNTYVGDTVELFMAFVSADGTQVSNSVYLGSGTAA; from the coding sequence ATGGGTAAAATTGCACAGGGTATTTTAGGAGGGTTATCAGGAAAAGTAGGTAACGTAATTGGTGGTAGTTGGAAAGGTATTGACTACATCAGAATTAAGCCATCGAGCGTGGCAAATCCTCGAACAGAGGGACAAGTAAATCAGCGTAATAAATTTACTATTACATTGGAGTATTTACAGGCGACTAAAAGCTTTATTAAAATCGGTTATAAGTCATTTGCGACCAAGAAAACAGAATTTAATGCTGCTATGTCTTACGTGCTAAATAATGCAGTAGGTGGTGTTGCACCAAACTTTACAGTAGATTATGCAAATGCTTTATTGAGTAGAGGTCCTTTATCTGGAGTGTTAAATGGTACAACCGATTTAGCAACCGCAGGACAAGTAAGTTTTGATTGGGGAGATAACTCGGCAGAAGGTAACGCTAATGCAACAGACAAAGCGATGGTGTTGGTTTACAACCCAAGTAAGAAAGAATCAATTTCTATTTTGGATGGTGCTGATAGAATTATAGGTTCGCAAGTGGTTACAATACCAAATACTTATGTAGGAGACACAGTAGAGCTATTTATGGCGTTTGTTTCTGCTGATGGTACACAAGTATCAAATAGTGTGTATTTAGGCTCTGGTACGGCTGCTTAA
- a CDS encoding outer membrane beta-barrel protein, protein MKSIKITLILLIITTVANAQLKVGGKLSYGSEIESLGIGAKAIYELNENFSLSGELNYFFGITTTTTNSFMGQNFSSSEVDTGLVTLNTDLHYNINISNSNDLRFYGIGGLNFSFYGTDVTAHNSITGSTSADNNETFIGLNLGFGGGFSITDKLDLISELKYIISDLNQIVFSAGAVYSLN, encoded by the coding sequence ATGAAATCAATTAAAATTACACTTATTTTATTAATCATTACAACAGTTGCAAATGCTCAGTTAAAAGTTGGAGGAAAACTATCATACGGTTCGGAAATAGAAAGTTTAGGTATTGGTGCTAAAGCAATTTATGAATTAAATGAAAACTTTTCTTTGTCAGGAGAATTAAATTACTTTTTTGGAATTACTACAACAACGACTAACAGTTTTATGGGTCAAAATTTCAGCAGTTCTGAAGTTGATACAGGTTTGGTAACATTAAATACAGATTTACATTATAATATAAATATATCAAACTCAAATGACTTAAGATTTTATGGTATAGGTGGTTTGAACTTTTCGTTTTACGGAACAGATGTAACAGCACATAATAGCATCACTGGTTCGACAAGTGCTGACAATAATGAAACTTTTATTGGTTTAAATTTAGGTTTTGGAGGAGGATTTTCTATAACAGATAAATTAGACTTAATATCTGAACTTAAATATATAATTAGTGATTTAAACCAAATAGTTTTTAGCGCAGGAGCAGTTTATAGCTTAAATTAA